One window from the genome of Gopherus evgoodei ecotype Sinaloan lineage chromosome 2, rGopEvg1_v1.p, whole genome shotgun sequence encodes:
- the PDSS1 gene encoding decaprenyl-diphosphate synthase subunit 1 isoform X4 — MIHTASLVHDDVIDDANSRRGKMTANQIWGERKAVLAGDFILSAASVALARIGNTTIISVLSQVIEDLVRGEFLQLGSKENENERFAHYLEKTFKKTASLIANSCKAVSILGCPDPKVHEIAYQYGKNVGIAFQLIDDVLDFTSCADQLGKPAAADLKLGLATGPVLFACQQFPEMNAMIMRRFSLPGDIERAQQYVLQSDGVQQTTYLAQRYCHEAMKEISKLRPSPERDALIQLTETVLTRDK, encoded by the exons ATGATCCATACTGCTAGTCTAGTTCATGATGATGTCATTGATGATGCAAATTCTCGGAGAGGAAAAATGACTGCTAATCAAAtctggggggagagaaag GCTGTTTTAGCTGGTGATTTTATCCTTTCAGCAGCTTCTGTTGCTTTAGCAAGAATTGGAAACACTACTATTATATCGGTATTAAGTCAGGTGATTGAAGATTTGGTGCGTG GTGAATTCCTTCAGTTGGGctccaaagaaaatgaaaatgagagaTTTGCTCACTATCTTGAGAAGACCTTTAAGAAGACTGCAAGTCTTATCGCAAACAGTTGTAAAGCA GTTTCCATACTAGGCTGCCCTGATCCAAAAGTTCATGAGATTGCATACCAGTATGGAAAAAATGTTGGCATAGCTTTTCAG CTAATAGATGATGTGCTAGATTTTACATCATGTGCTGACCAGCTGGGGAAACCAGCAGCAGCGGATCTCAAACTTGGATTAGCCACAGGCCCTGTTTTATTTGCTTGTCAACAG TTTCCAGAAATGAATGCTATGATCATGAGGAGATTCAGTTTGCCAGGTGATATTGAACGTGCTCAGCAATATGTACTTCAG agtgatgGTGTACAGCAAACAACCTACCTCGCCCAACGTTACTGCCATGAAGCAATGAAAGAGATTAGTAAACTGCGACCATCCCCTGAACGAGATGCCCTCATTCAGCTCACAGAAACTGTACTCACCCGGGACAAGTGA